From the genome of Glycine max cultivar Williams 82 chromosome 2, Glycine_max_v4.0, whole genome shotgun sequence, one region includes:
- the LOC100305889 gene encoding uncharacterized protein isoform X1 yields MALSLSYAITKPFLRVQDRSSMNCELQRPKNGVVALIRCESKESSSELPEKHSKLEIGSPIIFIEAPKMIKTAATMPCLRVNSGLVKPGDVGSMRSHMRTGTRWCTSPYLDHDI; encoded by the exons CTTATGCAATCACAAAGCCATTTTTGAGGGTCCAAGACAGAAGCAGCATGAACTGTGAACTTCAGAGACCCAAAAATGGTGTTGTAGCTTTGATAAGGTGTGAATCAAAAGAGTCATCATCAGAGTTGCCAGAAAAACATTCCAAGTTGGAGATAGGGTCACCCATTATTTTCATTGAAGCTCCCAAGATGATCAAGACTGCAGCTACTATGCCCTGCCTCAGGGTCAATTCTGGTCTAGTCAAACCTGGTGATGTTGGAAG cATGAGGAGTCACATGAGAACTGGGACACGATGGTGTACATCACCATACCTCGACCACGACATTTAG